A region of the Hydra vulgaris chromosome 12, alternate assembly HydraT2T_AEP genome:
aattatgaatGATGTAGCAAAAGCagatttttttgagttttaccACTGACGGATGGACTACACATCACAATGATCTAAGCTTTTATTCATTAACAGCACACTGGATAAACTCAGAGTTTAATTCTATGACAGCTGTgctacaacttaaaaaaataacaggcTCTCATACAGGTGTAAAGATATCAAAATTTCTAATAGACTCTTTAAATGAATGGAAAATACCAACTAACAAAGTGTACTTTGTCCTCTCTGACAATACTGTTAATATGAAATTAGCCATAAAAGAAGctggtttagaaaaaaattctctaaGTTGTGTAATCCACACTCTTCAGCTTTGTATAACCGATAAGCTTTTTAAACAGCAAACAATTGTAAATGATCTTATAGCTAAGTCTAGAAAAATTGTCACACACTTTCATCATTCTTCATCTTCCATGGATATGCTACATGAAATTCAACAACAGCTAAAGTTACCCCAACATTCACTTATACAAGATGTAGTAACAAGATGGAACTCGACATTTTACATGCTAGAAAGACGAGTTGAACAAAAAACTTCACTGAAATTATTGAAGACCAATTAATGAAGACCAATGGTTATTAGCTGAGACGCTTATCTtacttttaaagcattttgagGTGGCTACACTAGAGATGAGTGAAAATAGGGCATCAGTGTCACAAATTATTCCATTTATAGTTTCAATGGAAGCCTATGCTTCAGAAAATTCAGCCTATGCTTCAGAAAATGTACCTAGCCTATGCTTCAGAAAATGCAGgtgaaacaaaaactataatagaagagttgaaaaaagattttatctcAAGGTTTTCCTTgagataaaatcttttttcaactCTTTAttgagataatatttttttcaactcttatattttttataaatataacaaaaacttgaACATGTCTACAGTTTTAGATCCAAGATTCAAACTTAGTTATGCCATATCAGATGAGGAGAAAGacacaataaaatcaaatattcaaGAGAAATACATGAACctaaataaaactgatattacAGATTGCCTTTTAACTACCGACAACTTAACTCAATCAGATAATGAAACAAACACTTCATCTGAATCAACCCAAGAACCTAGCTCTCcactcaaaaaattaaaaatggcagaAAACATATACAATTTCTATCAAGTTTCAAAAGCACCTCTTGACACTGAATTaacaaaatcaacaaaagtAAAGAACtgtaaaaaactttcaacagaagcacaaatttatttagagaaaaaggaaaaaatgtaagttaaaatgatttttttaaataagaactttgataactttttgttcttttctaatttataataagttattatagataaaactaaattctaaattatcataaacaaataaaaattgaaaaataaaatgaaataaaaaaatattactaatattcattaatatttaacaacttttattaataaaaattcgtactttacattttagtttagtttttatattttttgtttacttacttttcttttagaactgatgaaataaacttttacttatCACTGCCTAATCTGCATCAAAAAGAATGTCCATATAAATGGTGgggaaattacaaaaatacatgTATAAAGAAATACTCTAGTAGCAATAATACTTTAGACCTCTCATACCttgccaaaaaatatttaggagCTCCGCCTACTTCTGTGTTCAGTGAAAGATTGTAAAAAAGTAGAGAGCCCTGTTAAAAGCactcaaaaatttttagtttagttgTTGCATATATgcctatataataacttattattaataagttagacttatacattgtatatatgTTAATGGCGTAATTCTATGTTTGGATATAATATAGAAACAcagaatcaaaaataaaatttcaaaaatttcaaaacaatcgACATCGACCGATGGTTAGAAGGCCGATGCTGATATATCGGCTAAATGGTCGATGCATCGGCAGGCCGATGCCGATGCATCGGTGCaccccttatatatatatatatatatatatatatatatatatatatatatatatatatatatatatatatatatatattatatatatatatatatatatatatatatatatatatatatatatatatatatatatatatatatatatatatatatatatatatatatatatatatatatatatatatatatatatatttgttatatatatatatatatatgttttatatgcgACAAATATTGCTTACAGTTGCTTTTAATTTGGGAGTATCGCAAATTGCCTAGGCTAGCTATAACAACCAATAAgcaatattttcaaacttaaaatgGGAGTAATTAGTTTAAAGTCCTGAAAAAAAATccaggaatttttaaaaaaaatatttttctcgcTGACTGATTGGATATATGTGAAATAAATCATActaagttattaatattatattgataTTACCAGGTAAATTATGTAGCAGTtatgaaaaaatagttataaaaatctaTCGTATGAAAATAACATTATAGTCAAGTTTCACTATctggtttatattttgttacaatGATTGTCTTTTTTGtcttatagttataaaaacaattaggaaaacaaactacttttttaaatctttgacTCTCATAAATATATGGTATGTTATATTTAACATGTATATGCTTTATGGTTGTCAGATTTGGAGGCAAAATCAGCCAAAGCATACAAAGATCGTTGAAAGCCTTCAAAACAAATCACTTAAAATAGCTCATTTCCATCTAATAGATTTGACTCTAAAATCCTCTACTATCTCTCAAAAATTATGAATCTAAAAGATCTAATAATCTTACTGAATTGCACTCTTGTGTGGGACAGTTTGCATAATAACTTACCAATAAGCTTcaatagttattataaatttaataaaaaaaattaataaaagtcatTGCCATAATCTTAGATCATGTAACAATCTTGTAATACCATTAAAGCAAACACTTAAATATGGTATTAACtccattaaatataaattcattaaatcaTGGAATTACCTTCCCTCTGAAGATAATTCCATGGTTTAATGACAATTAAATGACAAAGTTAAGGAATTTAtccaagataaaaataataagtgaaGCTTTTGCTGTGTTATTTATCccaataattgtttttcatgTCGTTTTGACCTTATCCTTTGTACCTGTAAAATTCAAGTTGTTTTTGCGTCTTTTCTTAAATAACATGCTATTGCTAATGTTCTTGTTACTGTATTGTTATCGTTCTATTTAAAAgcctgttatttaaaaattatctttcaaaATTAGCCAATCAGATTGCGCATATCTCTGCCTATTCTGAGCTTGCatagggtttcaaaatatgctTCCGGTAGGCCCTGGCGCTTCcattgtatttattattgtttattgtttttatcttaaggtttttatcttatttacCTGTAGGGTAAATAAAACTatagttttcaaattatttaagaacttaaaaaataaatttgtaaaaaaaaccaaaacatttaaatgtttttatcattaaacaaatcgtgtaaatttatttgaaaaattagttatgaaaataggtcaataattttttagaagtttCCTTTTTCAACTTATAAGTGTCATTGAAGCTGTATctagttttaaagtttcttttcaaaattaaattagcgCGCaatttcaaattgctttttgcgagatctatttttagattttacaaaaaaacgcTAATTACATAAAAACGTCAAAGTTTCATAGGACGCGttaaattttacaatgtaaCTACATAATTTTTAGTGTAGTTACACTATTTTCCGCGTCATTACATTGTAAGGTTTacaatattgtaaaagttttatagaatagGGCCCAGATTTAACAAATAAGAAGGAGGGAGGGGGGCGGGGGAAGAGGGTTAATAAAAGTAGGGGTGGGGGTTTTTTTATGTTgcaatataagtattttttttttaaatttcagtttataaatccaaactaatattttttacaaaacacgtattaaactatttaattctacaccttttcaagatgtaattgagagttgtaattaagaaacgtaagatgtaattgagaagataaaagttgtaaattaaaaaagtaagatgtaatttagaacaCGAAAGTTGTGAATAAGAAATCTTAAGTTGTAATTGagaagataaaaaatgtaattgagaaaagtttataaaatagattATCAGAAAGAAGTTTGTTGTATTGTTAATTTTGTTGCCTTAGTTTATCTTGTAAATTTAGGTTGGATCCTAATTTGACTAAGGTGGCCAGATGGATtggttttcaataaataatagtatattatcaataaaataaaaaagttatcaaaaaggCATTTGTGGTTTTGGCAGTAACTACACCTCTTtcaatgaaatttgaatttccgctgcgGACCCAATTGTATGCTTTCTTATATTTGACACCTAAAGTTAGAAAATGCCTGAGTTTCCCAATCGTCATTTTGCTCAGCACATTCAATAACTCTTCTATCATTCGATTAAGATAAAACATAATGTTttctttcaacttgttcagttgtaTGTATTTCATGTCTACAAATTGGACAAGGTGGTTCTGGTTGTTCCAGAATATGAAATCCCTTGAATtagcaacaataataaaataattagtaagaacaccaaaaaaaagtacacgacaatataaacaatacacaGAATATAAGCCAATATAAGCATCTTACGAAAATTCGTATTTTCGTAAATTATATCGTGTGTATACACGTAGTTTGTGTATATACACGtgtatatacacatgtatatacacGTAAATTATATCTAGTATATACACGATAGTATAATCAATACGCGacaatataagtataaatattcttaattatTCGAATAGTATTCGACGAATGGTGGGAAATGAGCAAGCGACTAGCTAGttttatagcgattttcaagcgatttttttttaattctattttttctattataattatgagaataattgaactttaaacattgcgattttgtagcaatgtgtcgtagctttgtagctagcgacaaaatatctacaaatctatagctgttgatagctacatatcaaaattttttagacagcgATTTATTTACGATAAGATgctagctacaatagccagtgggtCTTTCGcctattaagctagctgtcctcgtagctAAAacgctgtctttatctttacaaatatagatagcttttttaaaatttttacagagCGTGGAACGTCTAAATAGCTTACCAAAATTTCGTTTatgcaaatgtaaaataatgatGTTTCGGAAAAATCCTGGTCAATGGAGGCTGAGAAAATAGCCTAAAAACTCTGGCCACTTCCTCCCAccttcatttaatttttattattactaacatTCGCTATTTACGTCAGTTTTGGGAAATTCGTgaccataaatatatattgtacaCAAAAAAACTTCTTCAAATAAAAGCTATGTACTGAAATCCGGGGCTTGCGAAACACATGACATCGGTATTATTTAATCCCGGTGGTTGTGGACTTAATCCGATACTTCCGATAAATCAGGTATCGACATTATACAATCCCGGCGGTTAGATGCACGTGTATCACAGTAAATACAATAGTTACAATAAATAgcacataatatttttaaaaattgttcgtTGCGTTGTGTCATGTTTTTTTGTGGCACAAcaagttaaaataatgcaacagaataaattattttactaaaaaaataatttctgtaATGCAATTAGCATGTCAAACAATCATTTTAGGAGCACACCATTGAATGTGTTATTGAATTGtgaaacataatattaaattttattgcaaaacagATTATTGTATTTTAACAATCTAATTAACTGTTCTGCAATGAAATACTGTGTTTTAAAAGACAATaacattttctaaaatacaataaaataacatacaATACAATAACATCTTTAATTTAACAACACACCATATAATGCTGAgcattcataaaaaaaaaaaaaaaatcttaatacaTTGTAATAGCACAAAATACaatgttaataagttttaaattacaataaaatagcATGTTCTATACTTTTCGATAGCATATTCTACAATACAACCACTTGTTATATTTGGTTTGTTTAAAGAAATGGACGAAATATCCTTTAATAATGACAATGAAATGAGCACACAAGGTATGCTGttgcttaataattttttttattttgttgtacaaattatttatataggCAGGAgagcataaaaataaatgttaaaaaagcttATAACTATTCAGAAGAAATGTTGTAAATCAtgaacagtaaaaaaattgttaaaaaatacaattaaaaaactgttaaaaatacaaataaacaataTGATGatcaaataatatagaaaaagacATCTTTACTAATCACCATTGACAAATTGGAAAGGAAGAATCTGTTTTTATGTGTAGACTTTAACAGGGTGTCTGTTAGATCAGGGAAAACAGAGTGAAGTCAGGGAATTCAggtataagcaaaaaaaaatcagggaaaaatcAGGGAATATGACTCTTCATCAAACTTATGTAACTTAAGTGAGTTGTATAtcgtaaatataatataaaacaaaattttatttgacagatatttttatgattttttcttGATACTTTAAATATGGAttgtattattgtttatatttttgcaataaaagaGCATATTTTTAAACGAATTTAAGTCTAATTTTTCTGAAGTTGAGTTTACTTCAAATTAAATCAGGGAAAATAGGTAGTGGATCAGGAAAAATCATCTTAAATTATTGGCactctatttaaaataattccacactttttatttaataggttggtatttttataagtatttcatatttttattgaggcataatttaaaagattaagtTGAGGGCGTTACTTGATAGCATTTGAGAATTTGCCACTtaattatatgatttaaattagcTTCATTAGTCGGAATATTAGTATCAATGtgggaaaatattttttgagcctgattgatatttatttttttttaaataagaaactgcataaatttttttgctgggACACAGTAAAAGTTAGCTACAGTGATGCTAAGTTAAAATTCATTTAGATTTGCATAACAAAAAACATCCTAGGCAACAATATAACCCCTAATGAAAAAAACTGTAActgtcttaataaaaatttctgatTGGTCCATAAAATCCTgcaccaaaaaactttttaatgctttaataCCAGGGCATTGGCTACATCGATGCAACATACATTCTGCATTTTCAAGAGAGCAAACAATCAATGccataaaatctttataatttttattccaaCTAATGGCATCAAtgagaaattttgtattttggtgATGTATGCACATGCATTATGAATACCTGACACTTTAGTtgtaatacaccatttaggtTTAAGAGTACAAAAATTTGGCAAACTGATTTTGATGTTAAGgtagtcttttttaaatgcaacatgTAATTCGTTAAGATTAAGtagcaataatcttttttgaatcttttttggtttttcttaacacttacaaaatctttttttcctggcatcattcttgaaaattcatcactttgataaaagttaatcaCTAAATTAACTG
Encoded here:
- the LOC136088137 gene encoding uncharacterized protein LOC136088137, with the translated sequence MSTVLDPRFKLSYAISDEEKDTIKSNIQEKYMNLNKTDITDCLLTTDNLTQSDNETNTSSESTQEPSSPLKKLKMAENIYNFYQVSKAPLDTELTKSTKVKNCKKLSTEAQIYLEKKEKITDEINFYLSLPNLHQKECPYKWWGNYKNTCIKKYSSSNNTLDLSYLAKKYLGAPPTSVFSERL